The genomic interval AACCGGTGAAGGAATCTCGCTACCGATTTTGACCTGACGCCAGGTTAAATGTGATTTGGTGACGTCACCTGTTCCGTCCGCCTGGATGCAAACCACTTCGCCCAGCGGCAATCGGCTTGTGGCGAACACACACTGATCATTGAAGGCGATGCTATTCGCAACCCGTTCGGCAGCCCATTGAAATCGCCAAAGCTCTTCACCCGTCGCGGGGTTATAGCTCATGATCAGCCCCTTGCCGCCCAGAACCAATTGAGATCGACCAGCGATTTCACCGACGATTGGCGTACCAAAGCTTTCTCCGTCAGGCCGCTTGATGCGCCAGACAATTTCACCTGTCTGCCGGTGGAACGCGGTCAGATAACTTCCCTTGCGCTGGTCAGCGGACACAATCACAAGCGACTTGTACAGGACCGGCGACGAACGATACCCCAGCTTCGTCCAGTACGATCCGGCTTCACGTTGCCAGACAAGTCGACCTTCCAGATCAACGGCCGTCACCCAAAGGCGACCATGTCCCACAGTCGCGACGAAGACCGACTGACCATCACATGCCGGCGTTGCCGTGGCGTGCGAGTTTTTTTCATGCACTTGCGGCAAGCCACCGCGGTGCAGTTCGGTCCACCAACGTTCGCGGCCCGAGTTCCGATCATAGCTTCTAAGCGAAACACGCTGCCGGTCTGCTTCCGCAGTTAGCAGAAACAACTGATCCCCCCATGCCGTCGGTGTGGAGTGACCGCGACCAGGAAGGTCAATCTGCCAGCCGCCCTGCGTCGCCGCAGTCCAATGTGAGGGCACGTCGTGGACCAGTCCAACGTTCCGCCCATCGCGACCGCGCCAGCACGGCCAGTCGTCCGCACCCGGACGTCCGTCAGCCAGGGCAAAATTTGAAATGCGATCTGCGTGCCGAATCTCGCGTACGCCATCGCGCGATGCGTAGAGCCAGGCCGCCATGATGATTAGAATCATCGCGCCCGTAACCGTTCGAACTGTTCCCCACTTCGCTATCACGATGTTTCCGATCCGCCCTGCTTCTTGAACATCAGTACAAGTCGACAGGAGACGGTTTAAGCCGCCGCTCGTTGAGTTTGAGCCGCCCACAACCGTTGGTAGATGGGACACGCCTGCAACAGGTCTTGATGTTCGCCGCTGGCAACGACTCGTCCGTGATCAAGAACGACAATTCTTGACAGGAACTCCATTAAAACTGGCGTCAGGCAATGAGTGATCAGAATCGTGGTCCGTCCGCGGGTA from Schlesneria paludicola DSM 18645 carries:
- a CDS encoding outer membrane protein assembly factor BamB family protein translates to MILIIMAAWLYASRDGVREIRHADRISNFALADGRPGADDWPCWRGRDGRNVGLVHDVPSHWTAATQGGWQIDLPGRGHSTPTAWGDQLFLLTAEADRQRVSLRSYDRNSGRERWWTELHRGGLPQVHEKNSHATATPACDGQSVFVATVGHGRLWVTAVDLEGRLVWQREAGSYWTKLGYRSSPVLYKSLVIVSADQRKGSYLTAFHRQTGEIVWRIKRPDGESFGTPIVGEIAGRSQLVLGGKGLIMSYNPATGEELWRFQWAAERVANSIAFNDQCVFATSRLPLGEVVCIQADGTGDVTKSHLTWRQVKIGSEIPSPVCHENLLYVLSDDGQLTCLDSLSGKIEWRKRLQGSYSASPIVAGRQLICGNETGLSYIIQTGVQFDAISENRLPEGIMASPIVCGRSVYLRTTSQLFKFADSANEPIVEKPDSRKRRL